A part of Paenibacillus sp. sptzw28 genomic DNA contains:
- a CDS encoding family 43 glycosylhydrolase — translation MTILIRQKGDLKDGTFLNPILSGDYADPSVLRSGDNYYMTHSSFTFAPGLLIWHSKDLVNWRPVTRVLKQYLGDVWAPEFIEHEGTFYIYAPINGRIIAFTAPSPEGPWSEPVDIGLQAIDPGHVVDNEGNRYLHTGGGFMTPLTPDGLSIQGETTKVYSGWTFPEEWIVEGNFLESPKITYHNGYYYLTSAQGGSSGPATSHMVVSARSRTPWGPFENSPYNPIVRTQSRNERWSSKGHGTLVDTPEGNWWIIYHAYEKEYYTLGRQTLLEPVVWTEDGWFRIPEQVAADKPINKPPGSEVPHGFNLSDDFSGPDLGLQWSFYKKAEHRNFQLENNKLVLDAAAHTSPLVCMPEHHAYEASVKITVEPGSQGRLLLFYNDSVYSGMGISDEGVYGIIRGWQTPAVPSAGSTMFMRMRNEHHEVVFYYSHDRQTWTKLQHSFETSGLHHNALGGFLALRIGLDAIGQGSVLFENFEYKIIE, via the coding sequence ATGACTATCTTGATTCGACAAAAAGGGGATTTAAAAGACGGCACTTTTCTGAACCCGATACTATCCGGCGATTATGCGGATCCTTCAGTCCTGCGCAGTGGTGATAATTATTATATGACGCATTCGAGTTTCACGTTTGCTCCCGGTTTATTGATATGGCATTCCAAAGATCTTGTTAACTGGAGACCGGTCACAAGAGTGCTGAAGCAATACCTGGGCGACGTATGGGCCCCGGAATTTATAGAGCATGAAGGAACATTCTATATTTATGCCCCAATCAATGGAAGAATCATCGCTTTTACCGCACCATCTCCTGAAGGACCTTGGAGCGAGCCTGTCGATATCGGATTACAAGCAATTGACCCTGGTCATGTTGTGGATAATGAGGGAAACCGTTATCTGCATACGGGTGGGGGCTTCATGACCCCATTAACGCCTGACGGGTTATCTATCCAGGGAGAAACGACTAAAGTATATAGCGGATGGACTTTTCCGGAAGAATGGATTGTGGAAGGCAACTTCCTGGAATCACCGAAGATCACCTATCATAATGGATATTACTACTTAACGTCTGCACAAGGCGGGTCTTCAGGTCCCGCTACCAGTCATATGGTAGTCTCTGCAAGATCCAGAACGCCTTGGGGGCCATTTGAAAACTCCCCCTATAATCCAATTGTTCGCACCCAAAGCAGAAATGAACGCTGGAGTTCAAAAGGTCACGGAACTCTTGTTGATACGCCTGAAGGAAATTGGTGGATTATTTACCACGCCTATGAGAAAGAATATTACACATTAGGGAGACAAACCTTGCTTGAACCCGTTGTTTGGACGGAGGATGGGTGGTTCCGCATCCCTGAGCAGGTCGCAGCGGACAAACCGATAAACAAGCCGCCGGGTTCTGAAGTTCCTCATGGTTTTAATCTCAGTGATGATTTTTCCGGTCCTGACCTTGGTTTACAGTGGAGTTTTTATAAAAAGGCTGAACATCGGAATTTCCAGCTTGAGAACAATAAGCTCGTACTTGACGCGGCTGCACACACCTCACCGCTTGTATGTATGCCTGAACATCATGCTTATGAGGCTTCAGTGAAGATCACGGTCGAACCCGGGAGTCAGGGCAGGCTGCTGCTTTTTTACAATGATTCCGTCTACAGCGGGATGGGTATATCAGACGAAGGAGTCTATGGGATTATCAGAGGATGGCAGACTCCTGCTGTTCCCAGTGCGGGAAGCACAATGTTCATGCGGATGCGAAATGAGCATCACGAAGTCGTCTTCTACTATAGCCATGACCGGCAAACCTGGACGAAACTGCAGCATTCATTTGAGACATCAGGTTTACATCACAATGCTTTAGGCGGGTTTCTCGCTTTACGAATTGGTCTTGATGCGATTGGACAAGGATCTGTTTTATTTGAAAACTTTGAATACAAAATAATCGAATAG
- a CDS encoding extracellular solute-binding protein: MAKRFNSITMLMALLLLLGSILAACSKSENNGGAANGNGTAADSNKEGNGGSEQGDCTKPVELSMFVDATWYPFQEWSGEIPEFITKATCIKPKVTVATDDKQLALMVASGDLPDLILSFNFKLMSDANVSLPYNEIFPKYAPDVKFDPVKEFVNTVSDGNYYAIRNDFSTEAEWKANPYAHMMVPGLSLRKDILQELGNPSISSLSDLDKVFADVKRKHPDITPLIINPNWQRPYFDVQYGAQGGFADENGKLIYYLKQDALRKSVLYMNSLYRNDFVTSENYAYKNETETEQMMLAGKGFAYTWTYSGAERLNADAKGKYEFVQLAEPLSPDAKIVSTGTGGLGAYVTKNNKNVEATVKFLKYMYSEEGWRLGEWGVEGKDWTWNPAGYPEFNYDVNDLETLKKKGVYWWGVPWETGVGMALTSYKEGSETTRQGEQYSKIITLNPAIGMINPDTDSPEQIIKANIDNMVKTEMTKVYLAPSQDEANKAYDEILKKAEKMGLEKLEAWANSQYGPLKEKYDSLTK; this comes from the coding sequence ATGGCTAAACGCTTCAATAGCATCACCATGCTCATGGCTCTTCTGCTTCTGCTTGGCAGTATACTGGCGGCATGCAGCAAGAGCGAAAATAACGGCGGAGCCGCAAATGGCAATGGAACTGCTGCAGACTCCAACAAAGAAGGTAACGGCGGCAGCGAACAAGGCGACTGCACGAAACCGGTAGAACTCAGCATGTTCGTCGATGCCACCTGGTATCCGTTTCAGGAATGGTCCGGTGAAATTCCAGAATTTATTACAAAGGCAACCTGCATAAAGCCGAAGGTAACGGTGGCAACCGATGACAAGCAGCTTGCTTTGATGGTTGCTTCCGGCGATCTGCCCGACCTCATCCTTTCTTTCAACTTCAAGCTGATGTCGGATGCTAATGTGAGCCTTCCCTACAATGAAATATTTCCGAAGTACGCGCCCGACGTCAAATTCGACCCGGTGAAAGAATTCGTCAACACCGTCAGCGACGGCAATTATTACGCGATCCGGAATGATTTCTCGACCGAAGCGGAATGGAAAGCGAATCCCTACGCGCATATGATGGTTCCGGGCCTCTCCTTGCGCAAAGATATTTTGCAGGAGCTTGGGAACCCTTCGATCAGTTCGCTTTCCGATCTGGATAAAGTGTTCGCCGATGTCAAGAGGAAGCATCCGGACATTACGCCGCTTATTATAAATCCGAACTGGCAGAGACCTTATTTTGATGTGCAATACGGCGCTCAGGGAGGGTTCGCGGATGAGAACGGAAAGCTCATCTACTACCTGAAGCAGGACGCCTTGCGTAAGTCGGTTCTGTATATGAACAGCTTGTACCGCAATGATTTTGTGACATCGGAGAATTATGCCTATAAGAATGAAACCGAGACCGAGCAAATGATGCTTGCCGGCAAAGGATTCGCTTATACGTGGACATACTCCGGGGCAGAGCGCCTCAATGCGGACGCCAAGGGTAAGTACGAGTTCGTGCAGCTTGCAGAACCGCTCAGCCCGGATGCGAAAATCGTAAGTACCGGAACCGGCGGTTTGGGCGCTTATGTCACGAAGAACAATAAGAACGTAGAAGCTACCGTGAAATTCCTGAAGTATATGTACTCCGAAGAAGGTTGGAGACTTGGCGAATGGGGCGTCGAAGGAAAGGATTGGACCTGGAATCCGGCCGGCTATCCGGAATTCAATTATGACGTCAACGACCTGGAAACGCTGAAGAAGAAAGGCGTATACTGGTGGGGCGTACCATGGGAAACGGGCGTCGGAATGGCCTTAACGTCCTATAAGGAGGGTTCGGAAACGACCCGGCAAGGAGAGCAGTATTCCAAAATTATCACATTAAACCCGGCAATCGGCATGATTAACCCGGATACGGATTCGCCCGAACAGATTATTAAAGCGAATATCGATAATATGGTAAAAACGGAAATGACGAAGGTTTATCTGGCGCCAAGCCAGGACGAGGCAAACAAAGCTTATGATGAGATTCTCAAAAAAGCGGAGAAGATGGGATTAGAGAAGCTGGAAGCATGGGCGAATTCGCAATACGGCCCGTTGAAGGAAAAATACGACAGTTTGACGAAATGA
- a CDS encoding sugar ABC transporter permease: protein MLKQLHKQFPFHVFVWLGILFLLIFSYIPMFGIIIAFKNYKISTGIEGIFTSSWAGLTHFKALIDDYNFPNLVRNTLILSILKVVFSYPVPILFAIILSEVKNVAFKRFVQTVSYLPHFISWVVVTGIAYAFFSTGYGIFNELLLSLGILKEPVDVLTDPDSFYGLAVASAIWKEAGWWTIIFLAALAGIDPSLYEAAEMDGAGRIKRILYITLPELKSASIVVLILSVGSMLGGGLVGSNFEQSMLLGNSLNSEKSQIIQTYAFNIGLAQGRFSFAAAIDLMQSVISLFLIYTSNAIAKRVSGTGLF, encoded by the coding sequence TTGCTCAAGCAGCTTCACAAGCAATTCCCATTTCACGTATTTGTATGGCTTGGGATATTGTTTCTACTTATTTTTAGCTACATTCCCATGTTCGGCATTATTATCGCATTTAAAAACTATAAAATTTCAACCGGTATTGAGGGAATATTCACAAGCTCATGGGCAGGTTTAACACATTTTAAGGCACTGATCGACGATTATAATTTCCCGAATCTGGTTAGGAATACACTCATTCTAAGCATTCTGAAGGTTGTTTTTTCTTACCCGGTCCCGATCCTGTTTGCCATAATACTCAGTGAGGTCAAGAATGTCGCATTCAAGAGGTTCGTACAAACCGTCAGTTATTTGCCGCATTTTATATCATGGGTTGTTGTAACGGGGATTGCATACGCTTTCTTTTCCACCGGTTATGGGATCTTTAACGAGCTGCTGCTTTCGCTCGGCATATTGAAAGAGCCGGTCGATGTTCTGACGGATCCTGACTCGTTCTATGGCTTAGCCGTAGCCTCCGCGATCTGGAAAGAAGCGGGCTGGTGGACGATCATATTCCTTGCTGCTCTTGCCGGTATTGATCCTTCGCTATATGAAGCGGCCGAGATGGATGGCGCCGGCAGAATTAAACGCATCTTGTATATCACTCTGCCCGAATTAAAAAGCGCAAGCATCGTTGTCCTTATACTGTCCGTCGGCAGCATGCTTGGCGGGGGACTAGTCGGCTCGAACTTCGAGCAGTCGATGCTGCTTGGCAACTCGCTTAACAGCGAGAAGTCGCAAATTATTCAGACTTATGCATTTAACATCGGGCTGGCGCAGGGCAGATTCTCGTTCGCGGCGGCTATCGATCTCATGCAATCGGTCATTTCCCTGTTCCTGATCTATACGAGCAATGCGATTGCCAAGCGGGTATCGGGAACAGGTTTATTTTAA
- a CDS encoding metalloregulator ArsR/SmtB family transcription factor, which yields MNNEQPDRGFKEDLFRQFARIGKCLSSDKRLELLHLLSQGPKPVEKLAQVTDMSVANVSRHLQILLDSNLVKFSKKGTYVIYTLASPEIAEFLTSLWRICEKQLADIARLKTDFMSQYEDYHTLSLEEVLSKMEEGSIILLDVRPADEFEADHISGAISVPMEELHHYLQSLPKDIQIAAYCRGPYCVYATRAVENMRREGFSAYRLEEGVYEWREYLVQRKH from the coding sequence ATGAATAACGAGCAACCTGATCGTGGTTTCAAAGAGGACTTGTTCCGACAATTCGCTCGAATTGGGAAATGCTTGTCCAGCGATAAACGGCTGGAACTCTTGCATCTATTATCCCAAGGGCCCAAGCCTGTGGAAAAATTGGCACAGGTAACGGATATGAGCGTGGCAAACGTTTCACGTCATCTCCAGATATTGCTTGACTCCAACTTGGTGAAGTTTAGCAAGAAGGGGACTTATGTCATTTATACGTTGGCTAGCCCTGAAATTGCGGAATTCTTAACCTCTCTATGGCGAATATGTGAGAAGCAGCTGGCAGACATTGCACGTCTAAAAACGGACTTTATGAGTCAGTATGAGGATTACCATACCCTCTCGCTGGAGGAAGTGCTAAGCAAAATGGAGGAAGGAAGTATTATCTTGCTAGATGTGCGACCTGCTGATGAATTTGAGGCCGACCACATTTCGGGTGCCATTTCCGTCCCGATGGAGGAACTGCATCACTACCTGCAAAGTCTTCCAAAAGATATTCAGATCGCCGCTTATTGCCGCGGGCCTTATTGTGTATATGCAACCAGAGCGGTGGAGAATATGCGTCGGGAAGGATTTTCAGCATACCGTTTGGAAGAAGGTGTTTATGAGTGGCGCGAGTACTTAGTACAGAGGAAACATTAA
- a CDS encoding SDR family oxidoreductase, whose protein sequence is MATKDKVLIYGAGGVQGGAVARKLLNEGDTVHTIVRSSDKAAELRKRGITAFVGDLSDADSLTSAHDGVSKVFLLLPVDYDLERNRQFIHNTVDAAKHANVKLLVFNTSGFVPDDITGVTAYDIKRELIAYVKQSGIPSIILQPTFYMENFLIPGVVGNQTLAYPIPADSAITWISMEDAAAYGVYALNHPELAGQALPIVGPELLTGNQLAEKFSAALDREIQFFSLPVEAFEEALAPVLGKETAAGLADSYKWIGLNTNLLPKPDQVIDELRTAAPGTPLVEWVKQAAQHGFFAPAAGENVNS, encoded by the coding sequence ATGGCAACTAAGGATAAAGTATTGATTTATGGAGCTGGCGGCGTACAAGGAGGTGCAGTCGCTCGTAAGCTTTTGAATGAAGGAGACACCGTTCATACGATCGTAAGAAGTTCGGACAAGGCCGCCGAGCTTCGAAAGCGAGGCATTACTGCCTTTGTTGGCGATCTGTCCGATGCAGACAGTCTCACCTCAGCTCATGATGGCGTCAGCAAAGTGTTCCTGCTGTTACCGGTGGACTATGACCTGGAGCGTAATCGCCAATTCATCCACAATACCGTAGATGCCGCCAAACATGCCAATGTTAAGCTTCTCGTTTTTAATACCAGCGGTTTCGTTCCGGATGATATTACAGGTGTCACTGCCTATGATATTAAGAGAGAATTGATTGCTTATGTGAAGCAAAGCGGCATTCCATCTATCATCCTTCAACCTACATTTTATATGGAAAACTTCCTAATCCCCGGAGTTGTAGGCAACCAAACACTGGCTTATCCTATACCAGCCGATTCTGCAATCACCTGGATCAGCATGGAAGATGCGGCTGCTTACGGTGTATATGCGCTTAACCATCCAGAGCTGGCAGGGCAGGCATTGCCTATCGTAGGGCCTGAGTTGCTGACCGGCAATCAACTGGCTGAGAAATTCAGTGCTGCATTGGACCGTGAGATACAGTTTTTCTCTCTCCCTGTGGAAGCGTTCGAAGAAGCGTTAGCTCCAGTATTAGGCAAGGAAACTGCAGCCGGCTTGGCCGATTCGTACAAATGGATTGGATTAAATACGAACTTACTGCCCAAGCCAGACCAAGTCATTGACGAGTTGCGTACTGCTGCACCTGGCACTCCGCTCGTGGAGTGGGTCAAACAAGCTGCACAGCATGGATTTTTCGCACCTGCCGCCGGGGAGAACGTAAACAGCTGA
- a CDS encoding sensor histidine kinase, whose translation MRISTKMIIGYVLLIVLPFLLFTVFVYMQLYDKLLTQYQLSNQQNIEQLAGNLDSTLGKIESLQSIYQNNAALIDYLRDEYTDDRDLIYFYLREISPAISFATLAEPSVQSLTIYPKSQKRLLTVTGFRPFYNIYDKLSRDEINALRPSQGLWKKSVSAKEISLTYYQKIYNDTFTRDLGIIELSVEPKLLGDFMQNIRDVHRDNAILLMDKQGNSVDTPFQSNIPQSQISNIMADIHSGASKSFLAWHDQLLVNSVSIPRLGLTVIEINKQNVLFEFLRVKQLWVAGGFLLLGLLSVSYYLIVSSLTKRIVMLSRHMRKVGQDSLGKHFAGHTGRDEIGFLITSYNAMITRIDELVYRVQKVELLKKEADFKMLQAQIQPHFLYNTLETMRMLARSNQGRVVAEMAFSLGNLLRYSLSKNTDTILKEELEQIRSYMSIHQIRMKDLIFDLDVEESVLTVSCPRFILQPLVENSMIHGLSRKRGVKRIGVSIKKEVDRMMIEVEDNGAGIEPDKLVVLKRILNGDIGDGVIETQGTGIGLSNVAERVRAYFGPNSEINIINTPGKGTRCTLKLTMKENGHAQADDRGR comes from the coding sequence ATGCGCATCAGTACGAAAATGATCATCGGGTATGTTCTGCTCATTGTACTTCCATTTCTTCTGTTTACCGTCTTTGTTTATATGCAGCTGTACGATAAATTGTTGACGCAGTACCAGCTGTCCAACCAGCAAAATATTGAGCAGCTGGCCGGCAACCTGGATTCGACACTGGGCAAGATTGAATCCCTGCAATCGATTTATCAGAATAATGCAGCCCTGATCGATTATTTACGCGATGAATATACCGATGACCGGGATCTTATTTATTTCTATTTGAGGGAAATCAGTCCGGCCATATCGTTTGCAACCTTGGCGGAGCCGTCGGTGCAATCGCTTACAATATACCCGAAGTCGCAGAAGAGGCTGCTTACGGTAACTGGTTTTCGCCCGTTCTACAACATTTACGATAAGCTCTCACGGGACGAAATAAACGCCTTGCGCCCTTCGCAAGGACTTTGGAAAAAGTCGGTAAGCGCGAAAGAAATTTCACTCACTTACTACCAAAAAATATACAACGATACTTTCACAAGAGATCTTGGCATTATTGAATTGTCAGTCGAGCCCAAACTGCTTGGTGACTTCATGCAGAATATTCGTGACGTCCATCGCGATAATGCGATTCTCCTTATGGACAAGCAGGGGAATTCGGTCGATACTCCTTTCCAGTCGAATATCCCGCAGAGTCAAATCTCAAATATAATGGCAGACATTCACAGCGGCGCTTCCAAATCGTTTCTCGCCTGGCATGACCAATTGCTTGTAAATTCCGTGAGCATTCCAAGACTCGGCCTGACCGTTATTGAAATCAACAAGCAAAACGTGTTATTTGAATTCCTGCGGGTCAAACAGCTGTGGGTAGCTGGAGGGTTCTTACTTCTTGGCTTGCTGTCCGTCAGCTATTATTTGATTGTTTCGTCACTTACTAAGCGAATCGTGATGTTATCCCGTCATATGAGGAAAGTCGGACAAGACTCGCTCGGCAAGCATTTTGCAGGCCATACCGGCAGGGATGAAATCGGCTTTCTGATTACAAGCTACAATGCGATGATCACCCGGATTGATGAACTCGTCTATCGTGTCCAGAAGGTGGAGCTGCTTAAGAAAGAGGCTGACTTCAAAATGCTGCAGGCACAAATTCAGCCCCATTTCCTATACAATACGCTGGAAACGATGCGAATGCTTGCAAGATCCAATCAGGGCCGGGTCGTCGCGGAAATGGCATTCTCGCTCGGGAATCTTCTCCGCTACAGCTTATCCAAAAATACGGATACGATTCTGAAGGAAGAACTGGAGCAGATTCGTTCCTATATGTCCATCCATCAAATCCGCATGAAGGATTTGATATTCGATTTGGATGTGGAAGAAAGTGTCCTGACGGTTTCTTGTCCGCGATTTATACTTCAGCCTCTCGTGGAAAACAGCATGATTCACGGATTATCAAGGAAGAGAGGCGTTAAACGGATCGGCGTAAGCATAAAGAAAGAGGTTGACCGAATGATGATCGAAGTGGAGGACAACGGCGCGGGAATAGAGCCTGACAAGCTGGTTGTTTTGAAGCGAATCCTCAATGGTGACATAGGGGACGGTGTCATCGAAACGCAAGGTACGGGAATTGGGCTGAGCAATGTGGCGGAGAGAGTCAGAGCTTATTTCGGCCCGAATTCAGAGATTAATATTATAAATACTCCAGGAAAGGGTACGCGATGTACCCTTAAACTCACGATGAAGGAGAATGGCCATGCTCAAGCTGATGATCGTGGACGATGA
- a CDS encoding MBL fold metallo-hydrolase, translated as MKIQQIRNATLVVDYAGKKFLIDPILAEKGTYPPFPNSLRQDQFNPLVSLPLSIEDLIYADAVIITHLHPDHFDDAAKEVLPKEIKIFVQNEEDAKEVRNAGFQNVEVLQEDTVFEGIRLRKTKGQHGRGEILKLAGNVCGVVFNHPNEKTLYVAGDTVWYEAVQETLDTHKPEVIIVNGGDNQFFGSGSLIMGKDDIYEVYKTAPDAIIISSHMEAVNHWTLSREELKSFIDEKGISSTILVPDDGETYTF; from the coding sequence ATGAAAATTCAACAAATCAGAAACGCAACTTTAGTCGTTGATTATGCAGGTAAAAAATTTTTAATTGACCCGATTCTGGCGGAGAAGGGTACTTACCCGCCTTTCCCCAATTCTTTAAGACAAGATCAGTTTAATCCTTTAGTCAGCTTGCCCTTATCCATTGAAGATCTTATTTATGCAGATGCTGTAATCATCACTCATCTGCATCCGGACCACTTTGATGATGCAGCAAAAGAAGTGTTGCCGAAAGAGATCAAGATATTTGTACAAAATGAAGAGGATGCAAAGGAAGTTCGAAATGCCGGGTTCCAAAATGTTGAGGTTTTGCAAGAAGATACAGTCTTCGAGGGGATCCGGTTAAGGAAAACGAAAGGCCAGCACGGAAGAGGCGAAATATTAAAACTGGCCGGAAACGTGTGCGGCGTTGTCTTCAACCACCCCAACGAAAAAACGTTATATGTAGCCGGTGATACGGTTTGGTATGAAGCTGTTCAAGAAACGCTCGATACTCATAAGCCTGAGGTCATCATTGTTAATGGCGGCGATAATCAATTTTTTGGAAGCGGTTCTTTAATCATGGGGAAAGATGATATCTATGAAGTATATAAGACTGCCCCTGACGCGATAATAATTTCCAGTCATATGGAGGCTGTAAATCACTGGACATTATCAAGGGAAGAATTAAAAAGCTTTATTGATGAAAAGGGAATTTCCTCCACCATTTTGGTTCCGGATGACGGTGAAACATACACATTTTAG
- a CDS encoding helix-turn-helix domain-containing protein, with product MDEQYSQCSPCPVEFTVNMVGGKYKLVILHKLSIHGVRRFNELRKDFPNITHRTLTRQLRELESDRLINRRVYSEIPPKVEYSLSETGKSLYPIFLQIEKWGLDYMQNIQNSVRQ from the coding sequence GTGGATGAACAATACTCACAGTGCTCACCATGTCCGGTTGAATTTACGGTCAATATGGTTGGAGGCAAGTATAAGCTTGTCATTTTGCACAAGCTTTCGATTCATGGGGTGAGACGGTTCAATGAATTAAGAAAAGATTTTCCTAATATTACACACCGTACACTCACTCGCCAGCTGCGTGAGCTCGAAAGCGATAGGCTGATTAACCGACGAGTGTATTCTGAAATTCCACCCAAGGTAGAGTATTCACTATCAGAGACTGGTAAGAGCCTTTATCCTATATTTCTCCAAATAGAGAAATGGGGCCTGGACTATATGCAAAATATCCAAAATAGTGTCAGGCAGTAA
- a CDS encoding MFS transporter → MSEYPLQVGDKIKSLPSQLNDYVESPEKQRHLYKRTMIIVIASQIFGGAGLAAGITVGALLAQDMLGTDSYAGVPAALTTLGSAAAALLVGRLSQRLGRRTGLATGFLAGGLGAVGVVLAALFNNLPMLFLSLLIYGAGSATNLQARYAGTDLAQPTQRAKAISTALVFTTFGAVAGPNLVNITGRAAASIGAPALSGPFMLAASAYILAGLVLLIFLRPDPFIVAKIIAEAKHAKESHNGTEITSASKVSVHKPGLIVGATVMVLTQIVMVAIMTMTPVHMMHHGHGLGEVGVVIGIHVAAMYLPSLITGVLVDKYGRRMMSYASGVTLLLAGLLAAFAPGDSTLLLVLALALLGLGWNFGLISGTAAIVDATPPQVRAKTQGTVDVLIALAGASGGALSGVVVAQSSYSTLSLAGGFLSLVLIPVIVWAQKKRKA, encoded by the coding sequence ATGTCAGAGTATCCCTTGCAGGTTGGAGATAAAATAAAAAGCCTCCCGAGTCAACTGAATGACTACGTAGAATCACCTGAGAAGCAGCGTCATTTGTATAAAAGGACTATGATAATCGTAATCGCTTCTCAAATTTTTGGCGGGGCCGGATTGGCTGCAGGCATTACGGTGGGGGCGCTGCTTGCACAAGACATGCTTGGAACAGACAGCTATGCTGGAGTTCCCGCTGCATTAACTACGTTAGGTTCCGCTGCTGCGGCGCTTTTAGTCGGTCGCCTTTCCCAGCGTTTGGGCCGCCGAACCGGGTTAGCGACGGGCTTCTTAGCGGGCGGGCTAGGAGCTGTAGGCGTCGTCCTCGCTGCCCTCTTCAATAACTTACCGATGCTCTTTCTTTCATTGTTGATTTATGGGGCTGGTTCGGCCACAAATTTGCAGGCGCGATATGCCGGCACAGATTTGGCGCAGCCAACACAGCGGGCAAAAGCGATTAGTACTGCCCTTGTCTTCACGACATTTGGCGCGGTCGCCGGTCCGAATCTCGTAAACATCACAGGTCGAGCGGCCGCTTCGATAGGTGCTCCTGCATTATCTGGGCCCTTTATGCTGGCAGCCTCGGCGTATATTTTAGCCGGTTTGGTGCTCCTCATTTTCCTTCGACCTGATCCTTTCATCGTTGCCAAAATCATAGCGGAAGCGAAGCATGCCAAAGAAAGCCATAACGGTACGGAGATAACCAGTGCTTCTAAAGTGAGTGTTCATAAACCGGGCCTCATCGTCGGCGCAACGGTGATGGTACTAACCCAAATTGTAATGGTCGCCATTATGACCATGACTCCCGTTCACATGATGCATCACGGACACGGGCTGGGGGAGGTTGGTGTTGTCATCGGCATCCATGTTGCTGCGATGTATCTTCCATCTTTGATTACCGGTGTACTCGTTGATAAGTATGGGCGAAGAATGATGTCCTATGCCTCCGGTGTTACTTTGCTCCTGGCAGGCCTGCTGGCTGCATTTGCGCCCGGTGATTCAACGTTACTTCTCGTTCTTGCGCTTGCGCTGCTTGGGTTGGGCTGGAATTTTGGCTTAATAAGCGGGACTGCAGCCATTGTCGATGCGACACCGCCGCAGGTTCGGGCAAAGACGCAAGGCACGGTGGATGTTCTAATCGCTTTGGCCGGGGCCTCCGGAGGTGCCCTATCTGGAGTGGTTGTGGCCCAGTCCAGCTATTCCACGCTTTCCTTGGCAGGAGGATTCCTATCCTTGGTTCTTATTCCGGTTATCGTTTGGGCGCAGAAGAAGCGGAAGGCATGA
- a CDS encoding carbohydrate ABC transporter permease → MQRRKTLEDRCLDSFIMVVLVLIVFMTLYPFYYILVITFNSGTDTTLGGMYLWPRDFTFGNYIYFLKDPKWLSALGMSLLRTVVGTSLGVLFTAMVAYGLARRDLLFRKSYFFIIVFAMNFSGGLIAYYVVLKSLGLINTFGVYVIPGMLNLFFLLIAISFFNDIPEELGESARMDGASELRIFARIILPVSMPLVATMSLFMGSGHWNAWLDSAYFVQNEGLRTLTYRMMQVINQSMIPTGDAASAAMSRSKVTPFSIQATAMVVSIVPILGVYPFLQKHFVSGMMLGSVKG, encoded by the coding sequence GTGCAGCGAAGAAAGACGTTGGAAGACCGGTGCCTTGACTCGTTCATCATGGTCGTATTGGTGCTCATTGTTTTTATGACTTTATATCCCTTTTATTACATTCTGGTTATTACCTTCAATTCCGGTACGGATACCACACTCGGAGGGATGTACTTATGGCCCAGGGATTTTACATTCGGAAACTATATTTACTTTCTTAAAGACCCGAAATGGCTCAGCGCGCTTGGGATGTCGCTGCTTCGAACCGTCGTTGGAACGTCGCTTGGGGTTTTGTTTACCGCGATGGTTGCTTACGGTCTTGCAAGACGTGACCTGCTCTTCCGGAAAAGCTATTTCTTTATCATCGTCTTTGCCATGAATTTCTCCGGCGGACTGATCGCCTACTATGTCGTGCTGAAAAGCTTGGGACTTATCAACACGTTCGGCGTGTACGTGATTCCTGGCATGCTCAATTTGTTTTTCCTGCTCATCGCCATCTCGTTCTTCAACGACATTCCTGAAGAGCTCGGTGAATCGGCACGAATGGACGGCGCGAGCGAGCTTCGCATTTTTGCGCGCATCATACTTCCGGTATCCATGCCACTTGTTGCGACAATGAGCCTGTTCATGGGTTCTGGCCATTGGAATGCATGGCTGGATTCCGCCTATTTCGTACAGAATGAGGGACTTCGGACGTTGACTTACCGCATGATGCAGGTGATCAACCAGTCTATGATACCAACTGGAGACGCGGCATCTGCTGCAATGTCAAGATCGAAAGTGACTCCTTTCTCCATCCAGGCTACTGCAATGGTCGTATCGATTGTCCCGATTCTCGGGGTGTACCCGTTTTTGCAAAAGCATTTCGTCTCCGGTATGATGCTCGGGTCTGTCAAGGGCTGA